One Patescibacteria group bacterium DNA segment encodes these proteins:
- the recR gene encoding recombination mediator RecR, translated as MKIPKPIENLIEHFEKLPGIGPKTAQRLTFYLLHNPQTELENFADTLTRIKTDTKMCAICKNIDIVDPCEICSSASRNNSVIAVVETPLDALALERARYNGLYHILHGVINPLQSIGPDEIYINDLIKRLAGKNEIKEIILALNPTMEGETTSFYIAKLVEKEISNKVNEKIKITRIGRGLPTGASLEYADETTLGRAMEGRTPI; from the coding sequence TTTTGAAAAACTCCCCGGTATTGGACCTAAAACCGCCCAAAGACTAACCTTTTACCTACTGCATAATCCCCAAACCGAACTGGAAAATTTTGCCGATACCCTAACTCGTATAAAAACTGATACAAAAATGTGCGCGATTTGCAAAAATATAGATATAGTAGACCCCTGCGAAATTTGTTCAAGCGCTTCTCGCAACAATAGCGTTATAGCTGTGGTAGAAACCCCTTTGGACGCATTGGCTTTGGAGAGAGCGCGTTACAATGGGTTATATCATATTCTGCACGGGGTTATTAATCCCTTGCAAAGTATTGGCCCCGATGAAATTTATATTAACGACCTTATAAAAAGGCTTGCTGGCAAAAATGAGATTAAGGAAATTATTTTGGCGTTAAACCCTACTATGGAAGGAGAAACAACTTCTTTTTATATCGCCAAATTAGTGGAAAAAGAAATAAGCAATAAGGTAAATGAAAAGATAAAAATCACTAGGATAGGACGAGGTTTGCCAACCGGAGCAAGTTTAGAATATGCGGATGAAACTACACTAGGAAGGGCGATGGAAGGAAGAACCCCTATCTAA